Proteins encoded together in one Tripterygium wilfordii isolate XIE 37 chromosome 14, ASM1340144v1, whole genome shotgun sequence window:
- the LOC120015580 gene encoding AT-hook motif nuclear-localized protein 20-like translates to MDHQAANSPNLNNNSIRAGAVDNDDRDEPRKVAVEICSSRPRGRPPGSKNKAKPPIFLTRDNPNAFRGHVIEIARGADVAESVAQFARRRQRGICVLSGSGTVANVTLRQPAAPSAVVALRGRLEILSLTGSFLPEPAPAGTTGLTVYLAGGQCQVVGGSVVGALVAAGPVMIIAATFTNATYERLPLEDDENGVQIKSGGSNTSPPPPTVASGGGQSSGFPDPSLPLFNLPPNLMPNGGQLGHDAYGWAPHHARLPY, encoded by the coding sequence ATGGATCACCAGGCAGCCAATTCACCTAACCTGAACAACAACAGCATAAGAGCTGGCGCCGTCGACAATGACGATCGCGACGAGCCTAGAAAGGTAGCCGTAGAAATTTGTTCGAGTAGGCCCAGAGGCCGTCCTCCCGGATCAAAAAACAAGGCAAAACCACCCATCTTCCTGACCCGTGACAACCCAAACGCGTTCCGCGGCCACGTCATCGAAATAGCCAGAGGAGCCGACGTCGCAGAGAGCGTTGCGCAATTCGCCAGAAGGCGTCAGAGAGGCATTTGCGTGCTCAGCGGAAGTGGAACCGTGGCTAATGTCACCCTAAGACAGCCCGCAGCACCAAGTGCTGTTGTGGCACTCCGCGGTAGGCTCGAAATTCTCTCGCTAACAGGATCATTCCTACCCGAACCCGCCCCGGCTGGCACCACAGGACTAACCGTTTACTTAGCGGGCGGGCAATGTCAAGTGGTTGGAGGGAGTGTTGTAGGGGCATTAGTGGCAGCTGGACCAGTAATGATCATTGCGGCAACATTCACAAATGCCACTTACGAGAGATTGCCTCTCGAGGATGATGAAAATGGAGTTCAGATCAAAAGTGGAGGGAGTAATacttcaccaccaccgccaACGGTGGCTAGTGGCGGTGGACAATCTAGTGGATTTCCGGATCCATCACTGCCACTGTTTAATCTGCCACCGAATTTGATGCCTAATGGTGGACAGTTAGGGCATGATGCGTATGGTTGGGCACCTCATCATGCGAGGTTGCCTTACTAA